The following is a genomic window from Chloracidobacterium sp..
GCCTACAGCTACTTTATTGAGCCGCACCGCCTCGTTGTAAGAAATACAGAGATCAGAGTGAAAGGGCTCGACAGAACTCTCGATGGTTTGCGAATCACGGTCATCTCCGACATTCACGCGGGTTCGAACGCAGTTGATCATGCCTATATCGAAAATTTAGTTCAGACCGTAAACGCTCAAAACGCTGATCTTATCGTTATTCTGGGTGACTTTGTTGCTCAGACGCATTCTGCCGAACCCGCTGGGCGGCGAGCGCTTCGAATGCCGGTTGATGAGATCGGAAAAGCCCTGTCAGGCCTCCATGCCAATATCGGTGTTTTTGCGGTGCTGGGAAATCATGACGGCTGGTATAGCGATGATGAGGTTGCTGCGGCCCTCTCACGGAACGGGATACGCGTATTGCAGAACGAAATAGCGGCGGTTCAATATAACGGAACCGCCTTCCGATTGCTCGGGCTTCGGGATCATATGCATATAAAAACGTGGAGCCGGTGGAATACGGACATTGAGAAAGTGGTTACCGAGGCGGGTGGATCCGGCGACCTCATCGTGTTGGAACACAGTCCTGACGTGCTGCCTATAATGGCGGGTTCGCCCTTGCTTTCGTCACAAATGCGACTATTCCTGGCCGGCCACACACACGGCGGGCAGGTTTGGCTTCCGATATTAGGCCGCCCGATGATACCTTCAAGCTACGGCCAGAAGTTCGCGTACGGCCATATACGCGAAAAGGGAATTGATATGTTCGTCACGGGCGGCGTCGGAACGAGTATCCTGCCGTTCCGCTTTATGGTGCCGCCTGAGATCGTCGTGCTGACCTTGCGGCCTGAGCAGTCGGTATAAACTTTACCTCAAGAGTGCCGTTACGTGTTCTATATTGCCGTCGTTAGGAGCCGGTGTAAGCCCCAGGATCTTGCACATAATGTTATAGACCTCGACATTCTCGAACGGCTGTGCAACGTAGCCTTTCTTGAACGCCGGCCCGCGGGCGATAAATATCGCCTGCATCTCCTGATATTTGTTGTCGTAGCCGTGTGCACCGCCCAGTTGGAGATAATCAGCACGCTTTTTGTTCTTTTCATTACGGTCGCGGCTCGTCATCACCCAGCCGAGGTCTGACGAGCAGACTATCGGTGCGATACGCGGGCTGTCCTGATAGTTCAGCCTCGCGGGTATATCCTTTTTTGCCCAGCAGGTCGTGTGAATGCCGGGCTGATGTAGCTTTTGCAGGATCTCGTCCTGTTTGCCTTGCTTCGGAAAGATCTGAACGATCTCGCCCGTCCATAGGATGCGTTCAGCATCGTCAAAATTGAAGTAATCATCCAGCACAACGGCGTTCCGCTGATCGACGGTTGCCATTCCGTGGTCAGAGACGATGATAAGATTCACCTTCTTGTTGATCTTTCGCTTTTTCAGGCCGTCCAAGAGCCTCTGCACATCACCGTTGACCTTTTTCACCGCATCAGCAACTTGCTGCGAATCCGGAGAATATTTATGCCCGGCGTCATCGGTATCGCTAAAGTACATCGTGTACATCGTCGGCCGCTTGTCAACAGGAAGGTCGAGCCAGCCTAGCACGGTATCGACACGCTCTTCATTCGGGATCTTGCCGTCGTATTGTTTCCAAAAGGTCGGCTGCCGCCCTTGTATCTCGCTCTCGGTTCCGGGGAAGAAGAATGCCGCGGCCCTTTGCCCCTGCTTTTCGGCGGTAACCCAAATCGGTTCGCCAAGCCACCAACGGCCGTTCTGCACCTCTTCGCGTTTCGACATTCCAAATACAACACCAAAGTCCCAGATATTATTCTCGACAATGCCGTTATGTTCGGGATAAAGGCCAGTCGCGATCGCATAGTGATTCGGAAAGGTCTTTGTCGGGAACGAAGGGATCATCCATCTTGCACGCACGCCGCCCTTTGCGATCTTCTTGAGTGCTGAGGGCTTGAACTTGTCGATGTAGTCGTATCGAAAACCGTCCAGCGAGAGCAGAATGACCGTCGGTTTCAGGTCCTTGATCGGCTTTTGCGCCGCCGCGGAAGCGACCGCAACAGCAACCAAAACGAGAGTGTACAAGTAACGTCTTATGATCTTCATCGTCGAATACATGGGTAGAACATCTCCTTACGGTCTCAGGCGATAGAGCATCCTCGGAAATGGGATCGTTTCGCGGACGTGTTCGATGCCGGCCATCCAGGCGGTGCAGCGTTCGATTCCCATGCCGAAGCCCGCGTGCGGCACGCTGCCGTAGCGGCGAAGGTCGAGATACCATTCGAAGACTTCCTGCGGCAGGTCATGGCGTTTTAGCTGTGTTTCGAGATATTCGAGCGAAGCGGCACGTTCGCCGCCGCCGATGATCTCGCCGTAGCCTTCAGGGGCAAGCAGGTCGATGCCGAGGGCGTATTTCGGGTCATCTTTATCGACCTCGAAATAAAATCCCTTGATCGCGGCGGGGAAGTGGTGGACAAAGACCGGTTTGCCGAATTGATTCGACAGGTACGTTTCGTCCGGAGCGCCGAAGTCGCCGCCCCACTCGAACCGGTTCTCAAGCTCGCCTTTTGCGTGGCCATCCTGCAGCATTTTGACCGCATCGTCGTAATGAAGCCGCGGAAACGGTGCCGTAATGGCCTCCAGCTTCGACACATCGCGTTCGAGAGTTGCAAGTTCCTCCTGCCGATCGGCAAGGACACGCTTGACGATAGCAAGAATGAGGCCTTCGCCGAGTTCCATCATATCCTCGTAGCCTGCGTATGCGACCTCAGGCTCGACCATCCAGAACTCGGTAAGATGCCGTCGCGTCTTTGATTTCTCGGCGCGGAACGTGGGCCCGAATGCGTACGACTTGCCAAAGGCCGCGGCCGTTGCTTCGTTATAGAGCTGGCCGCTCTGCGTAAGGTAGGCCTTGTCGTCGCCGAAGTAATCCACTTCGAAAAGGGTCGTCGTGCCCTCGCACGCGGCCGGCGTAAAGATCGGCGTATCGGCGAGCGTGAATCCGTTGCCGTCAAAGTAGTCCCGCGTGGCCTTGATAACGGTATGGCGGATCTTCAGCACGGCGTGCTGCTTCTTTGAACGTATCCAGAGGTGCCGATGATCCATAAGGAAGTCCGTGCCGTGTTCTTTCGGGGTTATCGGATAGTCGTGTGTATTCTGAAGCACTTCGACGGCGGTTACGTCGAGTTCGACGCCGATCGTCGAACGAGTATCCTCCTTTACGGTACCCGTAACGATGATCGAGCTTTCCTGCCCGAGGCCCTTCGCCGTTTCAAAAACGGCCTCGTCATTGCCTTTGAAAACGACGCATTGCACGATGCCGGTTCCGTCGCGAAGCTGCAGGAACACGAGCTTTCCGCTCGAACGCGAGTTATAAAGCCAGCCTTTCAGCGTGACCGTTTCGCCGATCTTATTGTTAAGTTGGTTGATATAAGTTTGTGCCATTATGATCTTGATGACCCGCAGAGGTAAATTTTCCGGTGCATTCGCGTCATCGGTGAGATTATAGCATTGCGATCCAAAGTGCCTAAATTACGCAGCGGCCGGGCCGAAAATGATGCCTGCCGCCGTGCTTTTGGGCTGTCCCGCCGAGGTTCTCGGACGACTCATCTCACATCTTAACCGGACCATAAAGCCGCACGTTCGGGCCGCGGGCAGTCGCGCGATCGCCGCCTCCGGGATGAACTTCTTCAGATTTGTACGGTTTTTGCCCATCGCCTGCTTGACTTAGCGTATATCGAAGCCAAAACTGTACCTACATGTCTGACGAACCCAAGAAAAAGGTCAACTATGCCTCGGCGTGGTATGAGGCGAGGCGGATCATTTGGTCGGCGCGTTGGCGGCTGAGTTTGGGGGTCATTCTGCTTCTTATCTCGAGGCTTGCAAGCATGGTTTTGCCCGCCTCGATCAAGTCGCTGGGCGACGAGGTTTTCGCGAAGCAGAACTACGGCCTCCTGAAATGGATCGCACTTGCGATCGGGGTTGCCGCAATTGTGCAGGGAGCCACGGGATTTGCTTTATCGCAGATCTTGGGCGTCGCGGCACAGCGTGCGATCACGGAAATGCGCAAACGGGTTCAGCGGCACGTCGAACGCCTTCCGATCTCGTACTTCGACGCTACGCAGACCGGCAATTTGATCTCGCGGATAATGAACGACGCCGAAGGGATACGCAATCTTGTCGGCACCGGGCTCGGCCAGCTTTTTGGGAGCTTCTTCACGGCTGTCGTGGCTATCGGCGTGCTTTTTTGGCTTAGCTGGCAAATGACGGCGGCAACCCTTTTGATCTTGGCGGTGTTCGGCGGTGCGTTGTACCTTGCCCTCAGATATCTGCGGCCGGTCTTCCGCGACCGCGGAGCTATCACCGCAGACGTTACCGGACGCCTCGGCGAATCGCTCGGCGGCATCCGCATCGTAAAAGCGTACACGGCAGAAAAACGCCAGGAACTCGCGTTCGCACGCGGCGCTCATCAGCTCTTTCGCAATATCGCAAGCTCGGTTACCGGCGTCTCAGCGATACAATCCTTCTCGGCAGTGCTTGTCGGCGCAGTGGCTCTCGTAATGATGGTAATGGGCGGGAACGCCGTGATGTCGGGCGCAATGACGCTCGGCGACCTGCTGATGTATATCGCGTTCACGTTCATTCTTGCCATGCCGGTCTTTGAGCTGACCGCCATCGGAACGCAGATGACCGAGGCTTTCGCGGGCCTCGACCGCATCCGAGAAGTGCTCAACGAACCGACCGAGGACGACGATGACTCACAGCGGGCCTCGCTCGGCACGATCGAGGGCACGATCGACTTCCGCGATGTCCATTTCGAGTACGACACGAATGTTCCCGTGCTCCATGGCGTCTCGTTTCATGCCGAAGCAGGCTCCACCACCGCACTTGTAGGCTCCAGCGGCTCCGGAAAATCAACGATCTTGTCGCTCGTGCTCAATTTCATACAGCCGAGTGCCGGCGCCGTGATGATCGACGGCAAGGACCTCAATTCGATAAAGCTCCGCGACTATCGGCGGCATCTTGGAGTCGTTTTGCAGGATAACTTCCTGTTCGACGGCACGATCCTCGATAATATCCGCTTCGCCAACGCTCAGGCGAGCATCGACGAGGTCAAGAAAATGTGCGTCATCGCCAATGCGGACGAGTTCATCGAGAAGTTCCCGGACGGCTACAAGACACTCGTGGGCGAGCGCGGCGTAAAGCTCTCCGGCGGCCAGCGGCAGCGGATCGCCATCGCAAGGGCACTGCTTGCCGACCCTCGTATCCTCATCCTCGACGAAGCAACCTCATCGCTCGACTCGGAATCCGAAGCCCTTATCCAACAGGGCTTGAACAATCTGCGCCGCGGCAGGACAACGTTCGTTATCGCCCACCGTCTGTCAACCATCCGAAGCGCCGATCAGATACTCGTCGTCGAAGCCGGACGGATCATCGAACGCGGCAGCCACCGCGAACTGCTCGCTATGGACGGAAGATACAAACAGCTTTATGATAAACAATACCGATTTGAGCAGAATCTATTCGTGAATCCGGGCGAGGACTTTACCGGACACGCCGCCGAGACCGTCGCGGCATCGAAACTGTAAAAGGAAGGAACCAGATGTATGGCTGAACAATCTTACGCGAACCACAGACGTTACTACCCGCTGTTCCACTATGTCGTCGTGCCTCTGCTGGCACTCCACTTCATTTCGCAAGTAGTGCTCCTGATCATGCACCCGAGCATGAATGGCGTGTACTGGTCCGTCTTTGCCCTCACGCTTGTCCTGCTCGCCATCACCGCACGCTGGCAAGCTTTGATCGCACAGAACCGTATCATACGGCTCGAAGAACGCCTTCGCTATAAAGACATTCTGCCCGCCGACCTTGCCGCCAAAGCAAACGATCTGGACGTGCAGCAGATCATCTCACTCAGATTTGCTTCGGATCAAGAGCTGGAAGGCCTCGTGCGGCGTACGCTGGACGGCGAATTTGCCAAACCGGACGACATCAAGAAGGCCGTAACCCATTGGCGCGCCGATCATCTTCGCGTCTGAGGCTCCGCAAATCTACGGTTCATCGCAGCGCGATGTTACCTTGGTGAAAAGCTTTCGGAACCGGCCGGCAGCCGTTCCGTCGGACACAGCGTCAACGCTGTGCGTAAGATCGTTGGCACAATTTGTCCAGCCGAATGTTACCAGTTCGACAAGCGCATAGTTTCCCTTGTCAGGCGACGTACTCTGTGTTCTGAATTCCTGTTCGAGCCGTTTCGGGTCGGCATTTTTCTTCTGCTGTTCGAGATTCAGCTTACGCCACGCATTGATCATAGCATCGCCGCCCTTTATCAGCGGTTCTACATAGGCGGCCTTGCAGGCGTCAGCGCCTTCATACTTTAGGAGCACCTTCGGATCCGAATAGCCGAGAGCCGTTGCCCGCTCAAGCCGATACCTTTCCTCAAGGGCGCGGATCTCGCTTTGGCGAAGTTCCTCCCAATACTTGCCGGGCACAAGCTTTAGGGCTTTGAGCGTCTCCGATTTCTGCCGGTACTCGGCATCAATGGCTGCCACATCGATCGAAGCGATGTCGGCGTATTTGAATACCATCGCAGACGCAAAGATCGCCGACAACTCGCCTTTGACCAGCCTCTGCGTATCTGAAAGCTGCGTCTTGGTGTAGCTCTTGGAGTTATAGGTGCCGGTGTGAACGCACAGTTCGTCTTCCCACTTGAACTTACCCGTCTGCGCGGCCGCTGCAATGCTGAGAACCAGTGTAATAACAACGATGTATATGACCTTCATAAATAATTCGGCGGATATCCGCGTGTGTGTCTGCACATTGCTTTATATGTAGGCGGCTAATTCGTCTATCAATTCGGGATGTCAGCCGAATGGGCCGCAAGTTCCTTTTCCAGAACACTGATAAGCGTGGGAAAGCCGCTGATATTTCGCGACGACCGCAATACGATACGGAACATCGGCAGAATGAACGGCTCGAAATATGCCTTGCCGCGCATAGCCGATTGATAGGAGAATGTCCCGGCGGCCTTTAGGCATCGCTGCAGCGTCTGAAGCCTGAACTGATACGCAAAGTCGCCTTCGTCGATCTTCGGCAGCCCGAACTTGCGCCGCATATCAAGGAAATACAGGCGCTTCTCGGCAAGCCATTCCGGTGACGGCGGTTCCGTTATCCGATCGAGCAAAAGCGAGACAAGGTCGTAAGCGGGCGCACCGATACGTGCGTCCTGATGGTCAATGATCCGCATCTTGCCTTGCGGGTCGATCATCAAATTCGCGGCGTGAAAATCGCGATGACACAACACGCTCGCATAGCCTTCGAGCAGCCGCGACAGTTCGGCAAATTCCTCCGAAAGCCGCCGATCCGTCCTTTCGTCGAGCGGCGTCTTTCGATACGTCGTGAAGTAGTGCTCCTTAAAGAACGACAGCTCCCACAGCAGCTTTTCGGTATCGAATTTTAGCCTCGACGCGACGGAATTCATCTCATACGCAAGCTCGGTTGCCGTCTGAATACGTGCGATCAGCGATATCGCCTCACGGAGCGAGCGTTCGTCCTCGGTGTGCATTTTCTCGATCAGGACATCGCGAAGTATCCTGTCGCCGAGATCCTCTTGGATGATAACGCCGAGGCCGCCGTCAACATCGTAAATACCCGCAACAGGCAGATGGGCTGCAAGGAAGAGGTGCGTAACATCGATGTAAGGCTGCTCGGCCGGATCGAAAGGTTCGGGATATACGCAGGCGACGGCCGTCGTGCCTTGCCATTCGATGCGAAAGAATTCACGCGTCGAAGCATCCGCCGTGAGCGGCCGGATAGGCGATGTGACGTTTCGAGCGGCAAGAAACTGCCGGAGCCTTTCTTCTAGCGGCGACTCTTCCATATCTAAAGCCTAATTCAGCGGAACTATGTAGTTTTCTCCCTGCACGTAGCCGCGAAGTGCCCTTTCAGGGATCTCACTGCAGCCTCGGACCATGTCGGCGCGGACTATGGCCGCATTCTCAAAGTGTTCAGCATCCGGGATGACGACATCATCGGCAATGATCGTTCGATAGAGGCTGACGCCGTCGCCGATGGTGACGTTATCCCATATCACCGAATCCTTTACGTTCGTTGTGCCGTTCATCGTGCAGTTATGGCCGAAGTGGACATTGCCGCTTTTCATCATCGCAAGTGATATGTCGAGATAGCGAGGGATCGTCGAAAGTTCGTACCACTCGCCTTCGGCGACGTGTGCCGCGATCTTTTCGCCGCCGTGAAGCATCGGGATATAGACGTCCGTAACAATGTCGGAGAATCTGTTATCGGGAATAAGGTCAAGCAGTTGCGGCTCGACCACATGAATGCCCGTAAACATAAGCGGCACGGGTATGTCGTGCTCGACATCGCGCAACTCGGCTTCGGTTACGGGTGTCGCATGCGGTCCGAATCGCTTTATAAATGCGCCGTCGGTCTCAACGACGGTGAACTTCTCGCGTTTATGATTTTCCTTGAGCACCATCGTGGCAAGAGCACCGGACGCCTTGTGTGTCTCAATAACCGCACTTATGTCGATATCCGTGATGATCTTCCCGTTCACAAGCAGGAATGTTTCATCACCGAGCAGGGAATGTGCGTGCCGAAGAGCACCCGCAGTGCCGAGAATATCCGGCTCCTCGATCGAATAGCGGATATCGACCCCGAATGTGCTCCCGTCGCCCAACGCTTCGATAACGGAATGCGGCTGATGATGCAGATTTACGACGAATTGCGTGATGCCAAAGCGTGCAATGTACTCGGCTACATAGCCTACAAGCGGCTTGCCGAGGAACGGTATCGCCGGCTTTGTACGATCGATGGTGAGTGGAAAAAGCCGCGTGCCAAAGCCCGCC
Proteins encoded in this region:
- a CDS encoding ABC transporter ATP-binding protein, whose product is MSDEPKKKVNYASAWYEARRIIWSARWRLSLGVILLLISRLASMVLPASIKSLGDEVFAKQNYGLLKWIALAIGVAAIVQGATGFALSQILGVAAQRAITEMRKRVQRHVERLPISYFDATQTGNLISRIMNDAEGIRNLVGTGLGQLFGSFFTAVVAIGVLFWLSWQMTAATLLILAVFGGALYLALRYLRPVFRDRGAITADVTGRLGESLGGIRIVKAYTAEKRQELAFARGAHQLFRNIASSVTGVSAIQSFSAVLVGAVALVMMVMGGNAVMSGAMTLGDLLMYIAFTFILAMPVFELTAIGTQMTEAFAGLDRIREVLNEPTEDDDDSQRASLGTIEGTIDFRDVHFEYDTNVPVLHGVSFHAEAGSTTALVGSSGSGKSTILSLVLNFIQPSAGAVMIDGKDLNSIKLRDYRRHLGVVLQDNFLFDGTILDNIRFANAQASIDEVKKMCVIANADEFIEKFPDGYKTLVGERGVKLSGGQRQRIAIARALLADPRILILDEATSSLDSESEALIQQGLNNLRRGRTTFVIAHRLSTIRSADQILVVEAGRIIERGSHRELLAMDGRYKQLYDKQYRFEQNLFVNPGEDFTGHAAETVAASKL
- a CDS encoding metallophosphoesterase, whose amino-acid sequence is MKMPRRRLLRLIGLLFIAAAACLAYSYFIEPHRLVVRNTEIRVKGLDRTLDGLRITVISDIHAGSNAVDHAYIENLVQTVNAQNADLIVILGDFVAQTHSAEPAGRRALRMPVDEIGKALSGLHANIGVFAVLGNHDGWYSDDEVAAALSRNGIRVLQNEIAAVQYNGTAFRLLGLRDHMHIKTWSRWNTDIEKVVTEAGGSGDLIVLEHSPDVLPIMAGSPLLSSQMRLFLAGHTHGGQVWLPILGRPMIPSSYGQKFAYGHIREKGIDMFVTGGVGTSILPFRFMVPPEIVVLTLRPEQSV
- a CDS encoding alkaline phosphatase family protein yields the protein MKIIRRYLYTLVLVAVAVASAAAQKPIKDLKPTVILLSLDGFRYDYIDKFKPSALKKIAKGGVRARWMIPSFPTKTFPNHYAIATGLYPEHNGIVENNIWDFGVVFGMSKREEVQNGRWWLGEPIWVTAEKQGQRAAAFFFPGTESEIQGRQPTFWKQYDGKIPNEERVDTVLGWLDLPVDKRPTMYTMYFSDTDDAGHKYSPDSQQVADAVKKVNGDVQRLLDGLKKRKINKKVNLIIVSDHGMATVDQRNAVVLDDYFNFDDAERILWTGEIVQIFPKQGKQDEILQKLHQPGIHTTCWAKKDIPARLNYQDSPRIAPIVCSSDLGWVMTSRDRNEKNKKRADYLQLGGAHGYDNKYQEMQAIFIARGPAFKKGYVAQPFENVEVYNIMCKILGLTPAPNDGNIEHVTALLR
- the asnS gene encoding asparagine--tRNA ligase translates to MAQTYINQLNNKIGETVTLKGWLYNSRSSGKLVFLQLRDGTGIVQCVVFKGNDEAVFETAKGLGQESSIIVTGTVKEDTRSTIGVELDVTAVEVLQNTHDYPITPKEHGTDFLMDHRHLWIRSKKQHAVLKIRHTVIKATRDYFDGNGFTLADTPIFTPAACEGTTTLFEVDYFGDDKAYLTQSGQLYNEATAAAFGKSYAFGPTFRAEKSKTRRHLTEFWMVEPEVAYAGYEDMMELGEGLILAIVKRVLADRQEELATLERDVSKLEAITAPFPRLHYDDAVKMLQDGHAKGELENRFEWGGDFGAPDETYLSNQFGKPVFVHHFPAAIKGFYFEVDKDDPKYALGIDLLAPEGYGEIIGGGERAASLEYLETQLKRHDLPQEVFEWYLDLRRYGSVPHAGFGMGIERCTAWMAGIEHVRETIPFPRMLYRLRP
- a CDS encoding phosphotransferase codes for the protein MEESPLEERLRQFLAARNVTSPIRPLTADASTREFFRIEWQGTTAVACVYPEPFDPAEQPYIDVTHLFLAAHLPVAGIYDVDGGLGVIIQEDLGDRILRDVLIEKMHTEDERSLREAISLIARIQTATELAYEMNSVASRLKFDTEKLLWELSFFKEHYFTTYRKTPLDERTDRRLSEEFAELSRLLEGYASVLCHRDFHAANLMIDPQGKMRIIDHQDARIGAPAYDLVSLLLDRITEPPSPEWLAEKRLYFLDMRRKFGLPKIDEGDFAYQFRLQTLQRCLKAAGTFSYQSAMRGKAYFEPFILPMFRIVLRSSRNISGFPTLISVLEKELAAHSADIPN
- a CDS encoding NDP-sugar synthase, producing MKAMILAAGFGTRLFPLTIDRTKPAIPFLGKPLVGYVAEYIARFGITQFVVNLHHQPHSVIEALGDGSTFGVDIRYSIEEPDILGTAGALRHAHSLLGDETFLLVNGKIITDIDISAVIETHKASGALATMVLKENHKREKFTVVETDGAFIKRFGPHATPVTEAELRDVEHDIPVPLMFTGIHVVEPQLLDLIPDNRFSDIVTDVYIPMLHGGEKIAAHVAEGEWYELSTIPRYLDISLAMMKSGNVHFGHNCTMNGTTNVKDSVIWDNVTIGDGVSLYRTIIADDVVIPDAEHFENAAIVRADMVRGCSEIPERALRGYVQGENYIVPLN